A window of Campylobacter pinnipediorum subsp. pinnipediorum contains these coding sequences:
- a CDS encoding HDOD domain-containing protein, with protein sequence MNDSIFLKIKSLPPLDDSVVQIQQICSNENSSMNDLTKVIEKDPMLTANILHSANSPLYGFSKEITTISRAISLFGMATIRGFALSSSIKKSFSINLDPYLITTHDFLNISVMQNALMYNWYSKIKPKDLEILSPASFMMEIGKIVLSKEIIENSLDSDFKEKLKEAKNPTDLIILENSFLKITNEEVAAKIFEQWNLENELVGAILHSNDPDNAPKYLRDYARALKVVKTAINIFNQIDDISIQNTLPLLDEYELNHDTFLMAVAKVKDNL encoded by the coding sequence ATGAATGATTCTATCTTTTTAAAAATAAAAAGCCTGCCGCCACTAGATGATAGTGTGGTGCAAATACAGCAGATATGCTCTAATGAAAATAGTTCTATGAACGATTTAACAAAGGTTATAGAAAAAGACCCTATGCTTACTGCAAATATACTGCATTCGGCAAACTCGCCGCTTTATGGTTTTAGCAAAGAGATAACAACAATTTCTCGTGCTATATCTTTGTTTGGAATGGCTACAATTCGTGGTTTTGCACTTTCTAGCTCAATCAAAAAAAGTTTTTCTATAAATTTAGATCCATATCTGATAACAACTCATGATTTTTTAAATATATCTGTCATGCAAAATGCACTAATGTATAATTGGTACTCAAAAATAAAACCAAAAGATTTAGAAATACTATCTCCGGCATCATTTATGATGGAGATAGGAAAGATAGTTTTATCAAAAGAAATTATAGAAAATTCTCTTGATTCTGATTTTAAAGAGAAGCTAAAAGAAGCTAAAAATCCTACGGATTTAATAATTTTAGAAAATAGCTTTTTAAAAATAACAAACGAAGAGGTGGCGGCTAAAATTTTTGAGCAATGGAATCTAGAAAATGAATTGGTTGGAGCAATACTTCACTCAAACGATCCAGATAATGCTCCAAAATATCTAAGGGATTATGCAAGAGCATTAAAAGTAGTTAAAACGGCTATAAATATTTTCAACCAAATAGATGACATAAGCATACAAAATACACTTCCTTTACTTGATGAATATGAGCTTAATCACGATACGTTTTTAATGGCTGTAGCAAAAGTAAAAGATAATCTTTGA